The nucleotide window CTTATTGAACAGGATGCTACCTGCCAGCCTTAGGAAAAGCCTTGCTCGTGTCGTCGCAGGAAGTCAACCTGGCGTTAGACACTGCAACTTCCCTTCACCTTTTCCAGTAAGTCTGCCGGGTGGATAGGCTTTTCCAATATTTCAAAGTCTCCCTCCTGCTGTGCGCGCTTCAGCATATCCCTCATCGTTGCTTTTCCGGAAAACAGCAGCACTCTGCATGCGGGATATTTCGCTCGAATATATTTTCCCAAGTCGATGCCTGTCATACCTGGCATGGCCACATCACTGATGAGCAGGTCGGGAACAATCAGTTCTGCTGCGCTCAGTACGTCCTGGAAGCGATGAAAGGACTGGGCGGCGAAGCCAGACTGGCTAAGAATGACGGCCAGCGTATCAGCAATGATGGATTCGTCGTCGACGACAAAAACAGTTCGCGAAGTCTTCATGCGCGCTCTTCCTTAATTCCGGTGAGTAACCCAGCTCGATGCAAGATACTTCGTTTCATCTCTTGGACGTGCTGCCACCTTTTATCTTGAGGTGGCAGCATCACTCAGCATCTCGTGGGATGTTTATTAGCGCTTCGTGCTAATCGCTATGTTCCTGTTTGTT belongs to Silvibacterium dinghuense and includes:
- a CDS encoding response regulator, which produces MKTSRTVFVVDDESIIADTLAVILSQSGFAAQSFHRFQDVLSAAELIVPDLLISDVAMPGMTGIDLGKYIRAKYPACRVLLFSGKATMRDMLKRAQQEGDFEILEKPIHPADLLEKVKGSCSV